Proteins from a single region of Oreochromis niloticus isolate F11D_XX linkage group LG7, O_niloticus_UMD_NMBU, whole genome shotgun sequence:
- the LOC100692682 gene encoding endonuclease domain-containing 1 protein-like produces MTEPRLVSDKVNTGMEYQKHPDQNVKNSQAVSEDYKHSGYTRGHLAPSGHQQTEENKEATFTLTNIVPQMENFNKGPWNNLENEMAERFKVCTSKMYVITGVIPYENNEPKINDRVTVPEYFWTASCCPTFKAGPNQNYFPTYAAVGRNDPTSKDDIVRKNTKHGHDVKQMSLEDLEKILQNRLKMPKMSLFKNKCKENNSLFRLG; encoded by the coding sequence CTGGTATCAGACAAAGTCAACACGGGAATGGAGTACCAAAAACATCCTGACCAAAATGTGAAGAACAGCCAGGCAGTCAGTGAAGACTATAAACACTCTGGTTATACCAGAGGCCACCTCGCCCCCAGCGGTCACCAAcagacagaagaaaacaaagaggcTACCTTCACCCTGACAAATATTGTTCCTCAAATGGAAAACTTCAATAAAGGCCCCTGGAACAATCTGGAAAATGAGATGGCAGAGAGATTTAAAGTCTGCACATCAAAAATGTATGTTATCACTGGAGTCATTCCTTATGAGAATAATGAACCCAAGATCAATGACAGGGTGACTGTTCCTGAGTACTTTTGGACTGCTTCCTGCTGCCCAACGTTCAAAGCTGGACCTAACCAGAATTACTTTCCTACTTATGCTGCAGTGGGAAGAAATGATCCTACCAGTAAAGATGACATTGTGAGAAAAAATACCAAACATGGCCATGATGTGAAGCAGATGTCCTTGGAAGACCTGGAGAAGATCCTGCAAAACAGGCTAAAGATGCCTAAAATGagtctctttaaaaataaatgtaaggaAAACAATTCTCTTTTTCGGTTAGGTTGa